The sequence CAAAAAATACTCGCTTAAAAAACAGACTAATTTAAAAAATAAAATTCCAGAGCGCACCGCCCAATTGTACCAAGAAATTAGAGAACGTCAGCGGATGCAACAAGAACTAGAAAAATCTCTTTCTCTGCAATGGGCAACATTAGAATCTACTGCTGATGGTATTTTAGTAGTAGATATTCAAGGTAATATTACTGGGTTTAATCAAAAATTTCTGAAAATCTGGCGCATCCCTGAATCTCTCATGTCTTCAGGGAATTACAAAGCAGCATTCAGAGTAGCGATGAAGGAGCTAAAAAATCCGCGATATTGTCTTGCTACCGTGAGGGAATTGTCTTTGCACCCAGATGAGCAAATTAATGAAGCAATCGCCTTTAAAGATGGGACAATAGTAGAGCTTTATTCGCAACCACAGCGCCTGGGGAGCAAAATCGTCGGTAGAGTCTGGAGTTTTAGGGATGTCACCGATCAAAAATTAGCAGTAGCTACTATCCGTCATCAAGCCTCACACGATTTATTAACAAATTTACCCAACCGCGAATTTTTCCATCAGCGTCTTGTAGAATCATTGCAGTTAGCACATCAAAATCATCATCAATTAGCTGTTTGCTTTTTAGATTTAGATCGATTTAAAAAAATCAACGATACACTAGGTCATAGAATTGGTGACCAATTGTTGCAAAGTGTTGCTCAACGATTAAAAAAGTGCTTAGGAAGTGCTGACACCCTAGCGCGGTGGGGAGGTGACGAATTTATCTTACTTTTACCAGAAATTAAAGATGTTCATGGTGTCGCCCACATTCAAGAACATATTCTAGCAGCTTTTAAACCAGCATTTAGTATTGAAAATCATTGCTTGCATATCAGCGCTAGTATTGGTGTGGCGCTTTATCCCATCCATGGTGAAGATGCAGAAACCTTAATTAAAAATGCTGACGCGGCGTTGGCTCGCGTCAAGTCTCAAGGGAGAAATAATTATCAATTTTATCACTCTGCTATCACTTCCCAAGCTACCGAATTGTTAATATTAGAAAATAGTTTACACTCGGCTTTGGAGCGGCAAGAATTTGAGGTTTACTATCAACCACAAGTTAATATTACCACAGGAAAAATTACTAAAATTGAAGCCTTGCTACGTTGGAATAGCTTTGATTTAGGGTTAATTCCTCCCGAAAAATTTATTCCCATTGCTGAAGAAACCGGATTAATTATATCCATTGGCGAATGGGTTTTAAAAACTGCTTGCACTCAAAATAAAGCTTGGCAAGAAATGCTAGAATTACCAGCACTTACTGTTGCTGTTAATCTTTCTGCTAGACAATTTCAGCAATCTAATTTAGCTGAAATGGTAGCGCAGATATTATCAGAAACTCAATTAAATCATGAGTGTTTAGAGTTGGAAATTACTGAAAGCGTGGCGATGAAAAATATCAGTTTAACCCAAGCCACATTGAGAGAATTACATAATATGGGCGTGGCTATTTCCATAGACGATTTCGGCACAGGATATTCTTCTTTAAGTTATCTGAAAACCTTTCCGCTCCACGGCTTAAAAATTGATAAGTCTTTTGTACGGGATCTCAGACATGGTAATAATGATGTGGCGATCGCTACTGCTATTATTGCATTAGCTCATGGATTAAATTTGGCAGTTGTAGCAGAAGGGGTAGAAACTGAGGAGCAGAGGAATTTGTTGCAAATTCTCAATTGTGAGTTGATGCAAGGATATCTTTTTAGTCGTCCTCTCTCGGTTGAAGATACCACAAAATTGTTACAAAAATCTCAATCTTGCAGATGTAGTGATTCTTTTTTAGTAGCATAATCACCACATGTTCATAAGGCAAAGAAGATAGCCCAACAGTTAAAAATATTCTACCCTGG is a genomic window of Fortiea contorta PCC 7126 containing:
- a CDS encoding putative bifunctional diguanylate cyclase/phosphodiesterase yields the protein MIFLMVGLFTCLGAQLIALRICNYLLPKIRNILLTKFQIIQRLSHKAMLLDSEGKKYSLKKQTNLKNKIPERTAQLYQEIRERQRMQQELEKSLSLQWATLESTADGILVVDIQGNITGFNQKFLKIWRIPESLMSSGNYKAAFRVAMKELKNPRYCLATVRELSLHPDEQINEAIAFKDGTIVELYSQPQRLGSKIVGRVWSFRDVTDQKLAVATIRHQASHDLLTNLPNREFFHQRLVESLQLAHQNHHQLAVCFLDLDRFKKINDTLGHRIGDQLLQSVAQRLKKCLGSADTLARWGGDEFILLLPEIKDVHGVAHIQEHILAAFKPAFSIENHCLHISASIGVALYPIHGEDAETLIKNADAALARVKSQGRNNYQFYHSAITSQATELLILENSLHSALERQEFEVYYQPQVNITTGKITKIEALLRWNSFDLGLIPPEKFIPIAEETGLIISIGEWVLKTACTQNKAWQEMLELPALTVAVNLSARQFQQSNLAEMVAQILSETQLNHECLELEITESVAMKNISLTQATLRELHNMGVAISIDDFGTGYSSLSYLKTFPLHGLKIDKSFVRDLRHGNNDVAIATAIIALAHGLNLAVVAEGVETEEQRNLLQILNCELMQGYLFSRPLSVEDTTKLLQKSQSCRCSDSFLVA